A window of Cellulosimicrobium protaetiae genomic DNA:
CGGCTCGACGGGCGGCGTGCGCGACGGCTGGGCGGTCCTCGAGCCCCTCCTGCCGCACGTCCTCGCCCAGCTCGACGGCGGCGACCACTGACGACCAGGCGATCCAGCCCGCCCGAGCAGGCGCTTCCGGCGGGTCCGCGGAGCGTGACGAACCAGGATCGCCTGTTCGGCGGGGCCGGGTCAGCCGCCGGCGAAGGGGGGGAGGACGTCGATGGTCGCGTCCGCAGGCACCGGGGTGTCGTCGTGCGGCGCTCGGACGCCGTCGACGAGGAGCGAGCAGCGCGGGAGGACGTCCGCGAGCGCCGCGTGGCGCGCGACGAGCGCCGCGTGCAGCTCGCCGACCGT
This region includes:
- a CDS encoding MoaD/ThiS family protein, giving the protein MATVRYFAGARDAAGTETETVDATTVGELHAALVARHAALADVLPRCSLLVDGVRAPHDDTPVPADATIDVLPPFAGG